One region of Eupeodes corollae chromosome 1, idEupCoro1.1, whole genome shotgun sequence genomic DNA includes:
- the LOC129941302 gene encoding putative nuclease HARBI1 produces MIVLRLLDLPSGLRSTYIPPMLQLAATLNILGGGAYQRQVGSDWAAPMGQSTIAEITSKVIKRMQSVLCPLMIKFVPMESTKEFFFEKYRIPGVIGCIDGSHIMILRPTENENMFFNRKGRHSLNAMIICDEKTKIMAINARYGGSAHDSFVWRQSEERVALEREHLSNSTSSWLLGDSGYPLEPFLLTPYRNASENSPEMNFNSVHSQARCIVERCIGRLKSRWRIILEERKCRYKPIRVVEIANVCAALHNICCTHNVPHPEVNIPNTSRNHGFEIPPTGESFSREAKRIRDAIRDDLYVM; encoded by the exons ATGATTGTTTTGAGGTTACTCGACTTGCCGTCTGGATTAAGGTCGACATATATTCCACCTATGCTTCAACTAGCTGCAACTTTGAACATTCTTGGTGGTGGTGCATACCAGAGACAAGTTGGTTCCGATTGGGCTGCTCCGATGGGACAAAGTACAATTGCCGAAATTACTTCTAAGGTTATTAAAAGAATGCAGTCAGTGCTTTGCCCGCTCATGATAAAGTTTGTGCCCATGGAGTCaacaaaggaatttttttttgaaaaatatagaaTCCCTGGag TAATAGGTTGCATTGATGGAAGTCATATAATGATTCTCCGGCCAACAGaaaacgaaaatatgttttttaaccGTAAAGGAAGACATAGCCTTAATGCCATGATT atcTGCGACGAAAAAACAAAGATCATGGCTATTAATGCAAGATATGGTGGTAGTGCACATGACAGTTTTGTGTGGCGCCAAAGTGAAGAAAGGGTGGCATTGGAAAGAGAGCACTTATCAAATAGCACATCATCATGGCTGCTAG GAGACAGTGGCTATCCCCTAGAACCTTTCCTTTTGACACCCTACAGAAACGCTAGTGAAAATTCTCCAGAAATGAATTTCAACTCAGTTCATTCTCAAGCCAGATGCATCGTAGAACGATGTATTGGTCGCTTAAAAA GTCGATGGCGCATCATCTTAGAAGAAAGAAAATGCAGATACAAACCTATAAGAGTTGTGGAAATAGCAAACGTATGTGCTGCATTGCACAATATATGTTGTACCCACAATGTGCCCCATCCTGAAGTTAATATACCTAATACTTCTCGAAACCATGGATTTGAAATTCCACCAACAGGAGAAAGTTTTTCCAGAGAGGCTAAAAGAATTCGTGATGCTATAAGAGACGATTTGTACGTAATGTAG
- the LOC129941953 gene encoding uncharacterized protein LOC129941953 — translation MSHATKTQISILSTHMEAHPELARSYNALSATGRTSQKQQWEKLARSLNLNGPPTKSVAEWKRIWTLRKYATKKKLTENKNSIKKTGGGPFESKEIDATDEAIIAACGMEASVSGVAGGLSFGSETKENSEDIQEVEQLLEDLINSPNRESPKENVFKKLKVKNRKSIEDDALKKQIDLQEKYFKNQLEGQNKTNEILAEIRDAIRLLANNKREENEASISMKREELHMRKMELEVAKLANELKLMEMNSKSQ, via the exons at gtCGCatgcaacaaaaacacaaatttctatCCTCTCCACGCATATGGAAGCACATCCAGAGCTGGCGAGATCTTACAATGCCCTCTCAGCCACTGGGCGAACCTCCCAAAAGCAGCAATGGGAAAAATTGGCAAGATCCTTAAATTTGAATGGACCACCAACAAAATCCGTAGCGGAATGGAAAAGG ATTTGGACGCTCCGTAAATAtgctacgaaaaaaaaattgacggaaaataaaaattccataaaGAAAACGGGTGGTGGTCCATTTGAATCCAAAGAAATAGACGCAACTGATGAAGCCATAATTGCTGCATGCGGGATGGAAGCATCAGTGAGCGGTGTTGCAGGTGGTCTATCTTTCGGCAGTGAGACAAAAG aaaacagcGAAGATATTCAAGAAGTTGAGCAGCTTCTCGAGGATCTTATAAACTCACCAAACCGGGAGAGtccaaaagaaaatgtttttaaaaagttaaaagtcaaaaatcgaaaaagcaTTGAGGACgatgctttaaaaaaacaaatagatcttcaagaaaaatattttaaaaatcaacttgaaggtcaaaataaaacaaacgaaatTCTGGCGGAAATCCGAGATGCTATTCGGCTACTTGCCAACAATAAACGAGAGGAAAACGAAGCTTCAATCTCAATGAAAAGAGAAGAGCTACATATGAGAAAAATGGAGCTGGAGGTGGCTAAGTTAGCCAATGAACTTAAGTTGATGGAGATGAACTCCAAATCCCAATAA
- the LOC129953931 gene encoding eukaryotic translation initiation factor 4B, whose translation MASSGKKGKKNKGTVISLQSFLANGELQAGITQVAKKVRSYGNDSDDDDGSLPQVYQLPTAPRASRIFDDDSIPHKPPFLAYISNLPFDANEDDIHDFFYPIELVSLRLPREDGETGRVRGFGYAEFVSRDDLIHVISLPDPQVKNRRVRIEVSNESEQQSNQRRNRDGGGGGDRNSRRGYDVFGSGENRESTNWRRDKEESGSGGGGGGGGGGGRHYDRMGLNRDRGNRDGSGERGGGGSWRTGERPVYDSSPRRGGDGYRDRFRDRGDRDRFDRDRGEGGRSRRDEDPTQERPKLNLAPRTLPLPEIISKPEPAEELDADQKQNESGSDAETKSKAPPRPAGIPAEKVFGSAKPVDTAAREKQIEERLERERLERELREKEQKENVDEISEKVADVELNKDDKETRNTAISSWRRRDEDDEAGKKNSLDRRTTHDRRTGGDDRRGRDNRDYNRDNRNRDRNDRNDRYNKDRPNNRDDRPRDDSKHKREPRPERPMPKYQPPTAGPILQTANKYSGLLDDEGSD comes from the exons ATGGCTTCTTCAG GTAAAAAGGGTAAGAAAAATAAAGGGACAGTAATATCCCTGCAGTCGTTCCTCGCCAACGGGGAACTCCAGGCTGGCATTACCCAGGTGGCAAAGAAAGTTCGGAGCTACGGCAACGATAGTGATGACGATGACGGCTCCTTGCCCCAAGTGTACCAATTGCCGACGGCTCCCCGAGCAAGCCGTATTTTCGATGACGATTCCATACCACACAAACCCCCCTTCCTGGCCTACATTTCGAACTTGCCTTTCGACGCCAACGAGGATGACATCCATGACTTCTTCTACCCGATTGAATTGGTGTCGCTTCGCTTGCCACGGGAGGATGGTGAAACTGGACGCGTTCGTGGTTTCGGCTACGCCGAATTCGTGTCGCGGGATGATCTGATTCATGTAATCAGTTTGCCGGATCCGCAGGTGAAGAATCGCCGTGTGCGCATAGAAGTGTCTAACGAGAGCGAGCAGCAGAGCAACCAGAGACGCAACCGTGACGGTGGTGGCGGTGGCGATCGCAATAGTCGCAGAGGCTACGATGTCTTTGGATCTGGTGAGAATCGCGAATCAACGAATTGGCGTCGGGATAAAGAAGAAAGTGGCAGTGGTGGTGGTGgaggcggcggcggcggtggaggTCGTCATTACGATCGCATGGGCTTAAATAGAGATCGCGGCAACCGTGATGGTTCTGGGGAAAGGGGTGGCGGAGGTTCGTGGCGCACTGGCGAGCGACCAGTGTACGATTCGTCACCCCGCAGAGGCGGTGATGGCTACCGCGATCGGTTTCGCGATCGTGGTGACCGTGATCGCTTCGACCGCGACCGCGGTGAGGGTGGGCGCAGCAGGCGTGATGAAGATCCAACTCAAGAAAGACCTAAGTTGAACTTGGCCCCAAGGACATTACCTCTTCCCGAAATCATCAGCAAACCAGAACCAGCTGAGGAATTGGATGCAGACCAAAAGCAAAACGAATCTGGATCTGATGCCGAGACCAAATCGAAGGCACCACCACGTCCAGCTGGCATTCCGGCAGAAAAGGTTTTCGGTTCGGCCAAACCAGTTGATACTGCTGCCCGCGAGAAACAGATCGAGGAGCGTTTGGAACGCGAGCGTCTAGAACGCGAACTCCGCGAAAAAGAGCAGAAAGAAAATGTGGATGAGATTAGCGAAAAGGTCGCCGATGTTGAGCTCAACAAAGACGACAAAGAAACTAGAAACACTGCCATAAGTAGCTGGCGTCGACGAGATGAAGACGACGAAGCAGGCAAAAAGAACAGTCTCGATCGTAGAACAACTCATGATCGCAGAACTGGTGGtg ATGATCGCCGTGGTCGTGACAATCGGGACTACAACCGTGATAATAGAAATCGCGATAGAAATGACAG AAATGACCGTTACAACAAAGATAGGCCAAATAACAGAGATGATAGGCCAAGGGATGACAGCAAACACAAGCGGGAACCAAGGCCCGAAAGGCCAATGCCAAAGTATCAGCCACCAACCGCAGGGCCG ATTCTACAAACAGCAAACAAATATTCCGGATTACTAGACGATGAAGGCTCCGATTag